The DNA window CGGAAGGGGCCGCGAGCTCCTCGGCGAGCTTCAGCTTGAAGTCGGGGAAGCCGTCGAACCGCATCGACTTGCAGAAGCGCGTGATCGTCGCCGTGCTGGCCCCCGCGCGCTCGGCCAATTCGGTAATGCCCGAACGCGTCGCTTCCTGCGGATGCTCGAGAATGTATTCGGCGAGGGCGCGTTCCTTCGGGTGAAGGGAAGACAGCCGCTCGCGGATGGCGTAGAGTATGTTGGACATCGGCACGCCTCCGGTGTGGGTTCATGAAAATAATTTAATCCATTATCGGGAAATGACGAAAATAATTTTCCTTCTTTATTATCATATTCTAGGATTTCCATCGGCGCAAGAGGAACATGCCGGAACGAAACAAAAAACCGCGGCGTCCGAATCGTTCGGTCGTCGCGGTCGTCGGCGTTGCGCGTTCGATCTCAGGCGTCGGATTTCGCGTGCGAAACCGGGCAGCCCTTGCAATAGTTCCCGTCCGGCAGATGATACCGGAGACAGCATTTGCGCCGGATCGGCTTCCCGGTCCAGGCGAACGGATTGAAGCACTGAAGCTCGCCGTACAGCTCGGGCGGAGCTTCTCTCTGAATGTAGAGATAGTCGTCCTCGAGTCGCTCGCGAAGCGCTTCGTCCTCGGCTTCCGTAATCCACAGTCGGTAGAAGTGGTTCAGGTACATCGAACCGTTCTCCCAGAGCAGGTCTTCGCGGACGCCGGTTTGCGCGTGGAGACTCTTGAAGACGAGGTTCCAATTGTGCGCGAACAAGCGAATGACCGTCAGCTCCCGCAGCGATTCCCGAGAAGCGTCATCCGTCACTCGGGCGGTGCGCCCGCCGCACAAGACGGCGAACGGCGGCTCCCCGGGGAACAGGACGGCGATATCCCGGAGCGAGGCGGAACGCGCGATGCCGAGCACGCTGAATTCGTATAAGACGGATATGAGAGAACGGCAGTACCACTTCGTGAACTGCGACGCGGCGACCGTCGGCTTATCGGTGCCGAGCATGCCGGCGACGCGGTCCACGAGCGACTTCACCTGCTCCGGAGAGGCGAGCATCGGACCGGGCAGCCGGTCCGAGACGCCTTCCGGCTCTTCGGTGTAGAAGCCGAGCTGCCGCTGCACCGTCAATCGGGTATCAACGGACATAGGCGGTCTCCTTTTCCTTCTCGGGCGTCGGGTTCGGATCGGAGGTAACGGCCGACGCGTCGCCTCGCGGCGGCTGCGGCGGCTGCGACGGCGCCCGCGAGCCGAGCGGGATGCAGAGCGGCGAGCCGTATACCGGATCCGCGATCATGCGGCAGTCCATCTCGAACACATCGCGGACGAGCGTCTCGTTAACGACCTTCTCCGGCGGCCCTTCGGCGTACACGCCTCCGCCCGCGACCGCCACGATGTGGTGCGCGTATCGACAGGCGAGGTTCAGATCGTGCAGCACCATCACGATCGTGCGGCGCTCCCGCTCGTTGAGGGCGGCGAGCAGCTCCAACACTTCGATCTGGTGCGTCATATCGAGGTACGTCGTCGGCTCGTCGAGCAGGATCGTCTCGGTTTGCTGCGCGAGCGTCATGGCGATCCAGGCGCGCTGACGCTGACCGCCGGACAAGGCGTCTACGGGGCGGTCGGCGAACGGCGTCATGCCGGTCGCTTGGAGCGCCTCTCGGACGACCGTCTCGTCGTCCCGCGTCCATTGCTTCAGCCACGTCTGATGCGGGTACCGCCCTTGCTTGACGAGCTGCAGCACGGTGAGGCCTTCCGGCGCGACGGGGCCTTGCGGCAGGATCGCGAGCTTCTTCGCGACGTCCTTCGTCGGCGAACCGTAGATGTCCTTGCCGTCCAACAGGACGGCGCCCCCGGCAGGCTTCATCAGCCGCGCGATCGACCGCAGCAGCGTCGACTTGCCGCAGCCGTTCTTGCCGATCAGGACGGTAATCTTGGCTTTCGGGATCAAGAGGTCGAGACGATCGATAATCGGCGCGCCGCCGTATGCCAGCGTCAGCCCCTTCGCTTCCATGGCCGTCATTTGCCCTTCCTCCTTAAGAGTAGATATACGAAAAAGGGAGCCCCTACCGCCGCCGTAAACACGCCGGCAGGAATGTCGTTCGGCGGGAACGCGGTCCGGCCGAGCGTATCGGCGATCAGCAGCAGCATGGCGCCGATGCACGCCGATACCGGCAGGACGGCGCCGAACGCCGGGCCGACGAGCCTGCGGGCCATGTGCGGCGCCATCAGGCCGATGAAGCCGATCGCGCCGACTTGGGATACCGCGGCGCCGGCGAGCGCGGCGCTGATCGCGATGAGCGCCGAGCGCTCGCGGGATACCCGGCTGCCGACGCTGGCGGCGACGTCCTCGCCGAGCTCGTGCACGTTCGCCTTGCGGGAGAGCATCCATGCGACGAGGCCGAAGCCGGCCGCCCACGGGAGCAGCGCCCCGACATTGTTCCAAGAGCTGCCGTATACGCTCCCGGTCAGCCAGGTGAACGCCTGCGTCGCCAAATACGTCGGGCTCAGAATGATCATGAACGAAGAGAGCGACCCCGCGGCGGTCTGCAGCGCCACGCCGATCAAGACGAGACGCAGCGGCGAGACGCCGCCCTTCCACGCGAGCGCGAACAACAGCGCGGCGACGGCGACGGCGCCGCCGATCGCGGAGAGCGACAGGCCGGTCAGGCCGATCGCGCCGCCGGTCAGGACGAGGCTCGCGACGCCCGCCGCGGCCGCCCCGCCCGTGACGCCGATCATATCCGGCGAGGCGAGCGGGTTGCGGGACACGCTTTGGAGCAGCGCGCCCGAAGCCGCGAGGCAGGCGCCGGCCAAGACGGACATGGCGGCGCGGGGAAGACGGAACGAATACAGCACCGTCCGCGTCGCGTCGTCGCCGAAGCCGAACGCGCCGCGAAGCACTTCGACCGGCGAAATCCATAAGCTTCCGACGCCGGCGCTGACGCAGACGAGCGCGACGAGCGCGATCGTCAGGACGACCGTCCAGAAGACGGCGCGGCGTTCGATCAAATACGAGAACAAGCGCGTGCGAACCGCGTAACGATTACTTCGCATGAACGTCCCTCCTTGCCACCCATACGAAGAACGGGACGCCGATCAGCGCGGTGACGACGCCGACGGGCAATTCGTTCGGCATCGCGACGAATCGGGCGATTACGTCCGCGCCGAGCAGCAGGACGCTCCCGAGCAGGGCGCTGTACGGCAGCAGCCACCGGTGATCGCGGCCGGCGACGAACCGGGCGATATGCGGCACGACGATGCCGACGAAGGCGATCGGTCCCGCCACGGCGACCGACGAGCCCGCGAGGAGGACGACGGCCGCGGCGGCGCCGAGCTTCACCGCGCCGACGCGTTGACCGAGACCGCGCGCGACGTCTTCGCCGAGCGCCAGCGTATTGAGCGGCGCCGCGAGCGCGAAGCAGACGATCGCGCCGATCGCGAGGAACGGCAGCACCGGGAGCAGCATCGGCATCTCGCGGCCCGCGACGGAGCCGACGAGCCAGAAGATGATCTGATCGAACGATCTTCCGTTCACCAGCATAATGCCTTGCGTGATCGAAGACGCGAAGGCGGTCACCGCGGCGCCGGCGAGCGTAATGTTGACCGGCGAACCGCCGCCGCGGCCGACCGAGCCGAGTCCGTAAGCGGCTCCGGCCGCGAGCGCGGCGCCGAGGAACGCGGCCCAGATGAACTGCGACTGCGAATCGATGCTGAGAACGGAGATCGCGACGATAATGCAGAGCGCCGCGCCGCTGTTGACGCCGAAGATGCTCGGCGACGCGAGCGGGTTGCGCGTGACCGTCTGCATGATCGCCCCGGAGACGGCGAGCGCCGCGCCGACCGCCGCCGCGACGAGCGTCCGCGGCAGCCGGGTATTGCGCACGATCAAGTGATCGGCCGACGTGCCGTCGAAGGCGGCGAAAGCTTGCCAGACCGTATATAAGTCGATGCTTCGGCTGCCGTACGCGATCGACAGAAAGCCGAAGCCGCACAGCAGAACAACGCAGGCGAGAAGTCCGAACGGTTTCTTCATGTGTGATTGAAATCCTTATGAGGTAGGATAAGTTACTTACCCATTGTATGAGAACTGTTCTCACCTGTCAATGAAGATGAGAATCGTTTTCAAAAAATACCTTGACAGGTTGCCGCTTCGTTTGTATAGTGAGGTTTGTCATCTTGCTGAGAATCATTATCAGACACCTATGGGGAGTGGAATTTACTTATGAAAAAGCTGTCGAACATAGCGCTTACGTCGATCGCGTTGTTGGCATTGGCCTTCGGGTTGGCCGCCTGCGGCGGAACGGACTCGCAGCAACCTGCTGCGGAGACGTCCGATTCGACCGAAGCGGCGAACGATAACGGGGCGGCGACGTCCGAGGCGGCGCCGGAAGCGGAGCCGGCCACGCGCAGCTTTACGCACGCGATGGGGACGACGGACGTCCCGACGAATCCGCAGCGCGTCGTCATCCTGACGAACGAAGGCACGGAAGCGCTGCTCGCGCTCGGCGTCACGCCGGTCGGCGCGGCGAAGTCGTGGCTCGGCGATCCGTGGTACGACCACATTAAGGATCAGATGAAGGACGTCGTGAACGTCGGGGAAGAAAGCCAGCCGAACCTGGAGCTCATCATCGGCTTGAAGCCGGACCTCATTATCGGCAACAAGATGCGTAACGAAGAAATCTACGACGAGCTGAGCGCAATCGCGCCGACGGTGTTCGCGGAGACGCTTCGCGGCGATTGGCAAGTCAACTTCAAGATGTACGCCGACGTTCTCGGCAAGACGGCCGAAGGCGAGAAGGTTATGGGCGATTACGAGGCGCGCATCGCGGACCTGAAGACGAAGCTCGGCGACAAGCTGTCGACGCAAGTGTCGATCGTGCGCTTCATGGCGAACGATACGCGGATTTATTGGAAGGATACGTTCTCGGGCGTCATTCTGAGCCAGATCGGCTTGGCGCGTCCGCCGGCGCAGGATATCGACGATTTCGCGGCTCGCGGCGTAACGAAGGAGCGGATCGAGGAGATGGACGGCGACATCCTGTTCTACTTCTCTTACGAGCTCGGCGACGGCGGCGCGACGGCCGTCGAGGATAGTTGGTTGAAAGACCCGTTGTGGCAGACGCTCGACGTCGTGAAAGCGGGCAAGGCGTACAAGGTAAGCGACGCGATCTGGAATACGGCCGGCGGCGTCATCGCGGCGAATCTGATGATCGACGATCTGTATACGTATTTCGAAGTGAAATAAAACAATACGAACGCAAGAAGCGAGCCGGGGAGGGATCCTCGGCTCGCTTCTTTGCGTCGAGCGCCGCCGCGGACGGTTAGCGTCAACGAAATTGGAAATCCTATGCATCATCCGATACGAACGGGAAGGGGAATCCGCACCATGCCGTCCGTCGATCTGCCGTCCGCGGCGCTGCTGGTCTTAGCCGCGCTCGGCATTCTCGGCAACAATTCCACCGTCGCCATCGCCGTCGTCGCGCTGCTCCTGCTTCGCGTCACAAAGCTGCATCAGGTATTCCCGTGGCTGGAGAACTACGGTCTTACCGCCGGCGTCGTCATCTTAACCATCGGCATTCTGGCCCCGATCGCCAGCGGGAGCCTCGACCATCGCGCGGCGGTTGCGTCGCTCCTGCGGTGGCAGTCGCTGGCCGCGGTCGCCGTCGGCTTGTTAGTCGCCTATCTCGGCGGCCGAGGCGTGACGCTCATGTCGCAGCAGCCCGCGGTCGTGACGGGGCTGCTGCTGGGGACGATTCTGGGGGTCGCCCTGTTCCGAGGGGTCCCCGTCGGGCCGCTCATCGCCGCAGGTATCCTCTCGGTGCTGCTCGGCGCGAAATAACCCTCGCGCGCTTATTAGAACGCGAAACTGAGCTGCTCCGGCAGCGGCTTCGCAGGCGCCGGAGCCGCGGCCGAGGGCCGAAGGACGGGAGCCGGCTCGGGAAGGCCGTGCCGAGCCGATACGGCTTCGATGCGCCGCTTCATCTTGTCGGCATACGACCGTTCGACGTAGGCGTTCCGATATAACCGAGCGTAAGGCTGGATCAGCTCCGGGAAATGCATCTCGAGCGTATGGTAATACCACATCTTTACGTCGGGGGACAGCCGCAGCAGCGACGTCATCGCGAAGCCGGCGCCCTGCGCCTTCGACTCGGCGAAGAGCGCGTCGAGCGTCTCTTCGCCGTCGGTGAGCAGCGGCAGAATCGGGGCGACGAAGATGCCGACGGGGAAGCCTGCGTTCGCGAGCGCCCGGACCGCGCGCATTCGCCCGGCCGGATGGGGCGAGGCCGGCTCCAGCTTCCTGGCGATCGCTGCGTCTAACGTGTTGACGCTAATGTTGATCGACGTGACGTCGACGTCGCGCAGCACGTCCAGATCCCGCAGGACGAGCGGCGACCGGGTCGTGACGGACGTCGGGACGCGGTAGCGCGCCAGCACCTGCAGGCAGCGGCGCGTCTGCCGCGCCTTCGCCTCGATCGGCTGGTACGGGTCCGTCGCCGTGCCGACGGCGACGGGACCGATGCGGGGGCCGACGTCGGTGTCGCGCAGGCCGTGCCTGCGCCCGAACGTGCGGAGTTGGGATTCCAACGCTTCGGCGGCGTTCTCCTTAATAAATATATGATGCTGAAACTCGTCGGTAGCTTCCTTGCCGAGGAATGTCTGGAAGGCGCGCGCGTAACAGAAGCTGCAGCCGTGCGCGCAGCCGCGGTAGGGGTTGAGCGACCAGTCGAACGGCATGCGTTCGACCTTCACGCGGTTCAGGACGAGCTTGGCGGTAACGGATTCGAATTGTTTGGTCGTCATACGATACGCTCCTGATTCTATAGGAACTTGTGTTCGTAGTTGAAGTATACCACAGTCGTTTCGCGAATGCGAACACAGGTTTGCATGAAAACGGTGCAACCCTGCATCGCCTTGGTGCGTCTAATCGATATGGAAGCCGGTGGAAAGAGGTGGAGGGATGTCATACAAGCTTATTGGGATGCTGCTCGCGGTCGGCGCGATCGCCGCGGGCTGCATGGCGGCGCCCGGAGAGCGGCCGATATTGCCGGCGAAGGCGCAGATCGAGTCCGCGCAGGAGTCGAATCCCGAGAGGAAGCCCGATCCCGCGGAAGCGAGCTATGCGGACGAAAGCAAATACGTCGGCGAAGAGTTGAAGCTGATCCAGACGATTAACCGGTCCGTCCGATTTCAAAACGAAGGGGACCAAGACGGCTATATGAGCTTGCTCGCGGAAAACAGCAATATGGGCTTTCCGGCCAGCAAGGTGCGGAAGATCGAAGTCGTCGGCATTCGCCTGCATACGCCTAAGGAATTGTCCGCGATCGTAACGACGAGAACGTGGCTGGAAGGGGACGGGGACATCTATTCGGACGGGTTTTACTTGCTTAGCAAGGAAGAAGAGGAATGGAGGATCGTCGATAAAGATTAAATCGATACGAGGCGCGGAACATGAAGAAATCCCCCGGAGGCCAAGCCCCCGGGGGATTTCTTTCTATTATTCCGTAGCGACCGATTGATCGGCTTGCATCGTGACCGGCGAAATCCGGACGAAGTGCGCGTCGACATTCTCGAGCATCGAAGCGATCTTCGCCGCGGTTTCCGCTTGGCCGGATTTCTCCAGCTCGGAGCGGTAGATACCGAGCAGCTCCTTCAGGTCGGCGCGGCTCTTGTCGCCCAGCGCCGTGATGCTGACCTTCGCGCCCTTGGCGACGCGGCGCTTGATCGCCGCTTCGTCGAGGCCAAGCTCCGGCTGCAGACGCTGGTAGATGACGCCGCCCGTCATGCCGGCGCAAATCCAAGGTCCCGGATCGCCCATGACGACGGCGCGCCCGTTCGTCATGTATTCGAACGCGAAGCCCTTCAGGTTCGCGCGGCCGGCCATGTTGCCGATGTCGTCGCGGATCGGACCTACGATCTCGCCGCCGAAGATGACGTCGGCGCCCGAGAGACGGATGCAGGCGCGGGAGTCCGCGTTGCCCTGAACGATGAAGGTACCTTTCTGCGCGCCGTAGGCGAACGACTTGCCGACGGAACCGTTGATGAACGCCTTATGCTTGCTCGGCGCCTTGAGAATCGCGATCTTGCCGCCGAACGCCATCTTCGCTACGCCGTCTTCCGCGCCGCCGTGAACCGTAATGTCCACGCCGCGGGCGTTGAACGCGCCGAGACCGTTCCCCGGCACGGAGCCGTCCGTCAGCTCGAGCGAGATGCCCGGAAGCTGGTCGTAGCTGCCGTCGAACCGGTCGCGGACGCGGTTCGAGGAGAAGCGCGAGCCGATGATGCGCGTCTCTGCGCTGATCTTGCTCCAACGCTTCGCGATCGGCGATTCGAAGCTAAGCGCGCTCGGATACATCGCCGCTTCCGCGCCTACGGCCGCGAGCACCGGCTCGGCGGAAGCCGCAGCGGCTTCTTGCGCCGCCGGAGCGATGAATTGCAGCGGAGCCGGACGAAGGATCGCCGACAGGTCGATCTTCTCGAGCGCGTTCACCTGCTGCAGCAAGTCGGAACGACCGACGAGATCTTGCGCGTTCTTGTAGCCGAGCGCCGCGACGATGTCGCGGACTTCTTCGCCGATGCCCGAGAACAAGCGAACCAAGGCGTCGACCGCGTTGTCGTATACGCGGGGAACGAAGCGGCGGAGACCTTTCTCTTCGGCTTCTTCCATCGAGTCGATCTGCGTCGCGATGCCGACGTGGCACGTGTCGAGGTGACAGCCGCGGCACGTCGTGCAGCCGATCGCTTGCATCGAGATGGAGCCGAAGCCGCAGCGGTTCGCGCCGAGCATCATCATCTTCACGACGTCCGCGCCGGACTTCAGACCGCCGTCGGACCACAGCTCGACGCGGTGGCGAAGACCCGCTTCGATCAACGCGACGTGCGCGAGCTTCGTGCCGATCTCCGTCGGCAGGCCGACGTGCTGCAGCGAGTGCATGCGCGCCGCGCCGGTGCCGCCGTCGAAGCCGGACAGCGTGATGACGTCCGCGCCGGCCTTGGCGACGCCGACCGCGATCGTGCCGATGCCCGGAACGACCGGTACCTTCACGATGATTTTCGCGTTGTGGTTGCTAGCTTCCTTCAACTCGCTGATGATTTGCGCGAGATCCTCGATCGAGTAGATGTCATGGTTGTTCGAAGGCGAGATCAGGTCGGAGCCGATCGTCGCGTTCCGCGCGGCAGCGATCTTCGCCGTAACCTTGGAGCCCGGCAGGTGACCGCCTTCGCCCGGCTTCGCGCCTTGGCCGATCTTAATCTCGAGGAACGCCACCGCGTTCGCGAGCTCGACGTTGACGCCGAAGCGGCCGGAAGCGACCTGCGCGCCGCGCGTCCGCTTATAGCGGCCGAGCATATCCTTGATTTCGCCGCCTTCGCCGTTCATCGTCACCATGTTCAGACGTTCGCCGGCTTCCGCGTAGGCGCGGAACGCCGTCTCGTTCTGAGAGCCGAACGACATGGAAGAGATAAGCATCGGCAGATCGTGGTCGCCTACGCCGATGTTAACGTCCTTCGGATCGAGCGGCTTGCGGCCGTCCGACAACGCCTTCTCGTAATCGAAGTCCGCGACGTGGCGAATGCTGATCGGATTTTTCGCTTCTTCTTCGCGCAGCTTGTCGCGGTAATCCGAGTAAGGAGCCGCGCCGGAAGCCGCGTCGCCGAGCGCTTTCCACATCCGTTGGAAGAAGCGGAAGTTCTTGCCCGCCTTGGCCTTCGGATTGTTGTTATAGTCCTCGTAACGAGCGATCGCGTCCGCTTCGAGCTGCGCGAAGCCCGTGCCCGCGTTTTCGCTGCCGAGGTAGTTGACGATATCGAGCACTTCCGCGACTTCCGGGTGGAGGCCGATCGACGAGAAGAATCGCGTATACCCGCGAAGCTCGTGCGTACCGATCGTGGAGATGACCTTCTCGAGACCCTTCTGAAGCGTAGTGAACACCTTCTGAGCCGCCGCCGCGCCTTCCTTCGCCGCCGCCGTCGAGAACAACACGTACGGGGAAATCAGGTCCGCGCCGAGACCGCAAGCGACCGCGATGTCGTGCAGGTTGCGGACCGAAGCGGAGCGAAGCGCGATCGCCGCTTGACGGCGCAGGTTGTCGCCTTGGCCGAGCTTTACGGACTTCAGCGCGATGTCTACGCGGGAAACCGCGAGATGCGCGTCGATCCAAAGACGGTCGTTGCTGTTCGCTTCGCCGTCGTCGAGCAAGAGCAGGCTGGCGCCGCCGCGAACCGCGGCGATCGCGTCGTCCGCGAGCTTGTCGAGCGCGGCCTTGAGCGATTCTCCGCGGCCGAACGTCAGCGACAACGTCGCGACGGAGCCGGCTTGGGACGCTTCGAACGCGGCAACGAGCGATTCGAGCGACGGCTGGCCGACCGCTTCCAGGCTGCCGACGCCGTTGGAGCCTTCGAGCACGAGCGGAGCCGGCAGCTCGACGCGCAGGCGGCCGTCCGGCTCGCCGTAGATCGTCGGACGAGGGCCGACGACGACGCGGGTGGAGAAGTGCTCCTGCTCGCGATCGCGGTCGATCGCCGGGTTCGTGACGACGGCGACGCTCTCTTTAATGAAGTCTGCAACATTTTGCCGTTCCCAGTTCAGCGCCGCGAGCGGGCCGTCATAGCCGAGTGAGCGGATCGGCTCCGCGCCGGTTTCCGACATCGCTTCGACCATCTGGATGCCCTCGCGATCCCAGCCTGCAGCCGCATACAGCGCATCCGTCACTTGGACGTCCGCGTTCGGAGCCGCAGCAGGGAATTCGTTCTGATAGAACAATTGGCCGCGAAGTCCCGCGAAGTCGACGCGCTGCTTCGCGCGCTCGAGTACGGTCGTCTGAAGCTCTTCGTACGGAATGACTTGCACGTGTTCGCCGCGCGTCAGGACGACGCCGATCTTCTCGCCCGGGGCGATCGGCTTCGGGTCCGCGACCATCTCGCCGACCGTGATAACGCCTTGCTCGGAGGAGAAATAAAGCGATGTTTCGCTTTCGACCATCCACAGCGGGCGAAGGCCGAGAGCGTCTACGCTGAATACGCACTCGTTATCGTAACGGGATACGATGGCGGCCGGACCTTGCGCGTAATGACCCCAAATTTGGCGATAATAAACGTAAAGATCTTGCAGCTCGGGACGGAACGACTTCATCTCGTTATGAATCGGAGGGAAGACAAGCTCCATAGCCTCGAAGTGCGAGAAGCCGTGACGGTGAATGAACGTCTCGATCGTCCGGTTCATATCTTGAGAGTCCGAGCCGCCGTCGACGAGCGGAACGCCGATCATGTCGGCTTCGTAGCGCATCTTCTTTACGGTGTTGATCTCTCCGTTATGACCGAGCAAGGAGAACGGCTGCACGCGGAAGAAGCTCGACAACGTGTTCGTGGAATAGCGGTTGTGACCGATCGTCACCTGAGCGGCGAAGAGCGGGTCTTGCGTGTCTTTGAAATATTTCGGCAAAATGCTTGCGGAGCCCATGACCTTATAAGCGGCCGTTACGTTGCTGAGCGACGCGACATGAACATTGTATTTGCTTTCGATTTCGACGTGCAGCTCGAACAGATGGTCGGCGACGTTGACGCCGTCCTTCTCGGTAATCGCGGCGACTTGCCAGAACGTCGGCTCGTCGTTGCGGCCGTTCGGGCCGAGCACGGCGCCGTTCGTTTCGTTTTCCTGTTCCAAGACGATCTTCACGCCGTACTTCGCGAACAGGTCGCGCATGCCGTTCTGCATGTCGCTTGCCGAGATGTCGAGCTTCCGAGGCACGAAAATATGCGCGACGGAGAAGCGGTCGTCGAACGCGAGCTGGCCGTCCAGGCCGGCTTTCTCGAGCTTGCTCTGCCACAGGGCGCGCGGAATGTCCGTGAGAATGCCGCAGCCGTC is part of the Paenibacillus antri genome and encodes:
- a CDS encoding glutamate synthase-related protein, translating into MNQAMKNEGLFEGLLLEEHDSCGVICIIEKNGHPSRDNIQKTIDALVKMEHRSGFIDGEGDGCGILTDIPRALWQSKLEKAGLDGQLAFDDRFSVAHIFVPRKLDISASDMQNGMRDLFAKYGVKIVLEQENETNGAVLGPNGRNDEPTFWQVAAITEKDGVNVADHLFELHVEIESKYNVHVASLSNVTAAYKVMGSASILPKYFKDTQDPLFAAQVTIGHNRYSTNTLSSFFRVQPFSLLGHNGEINTVKKMRYEADMIGVPLVDGGSDSQDMNRTIETFIHRHGFSHFEAMELVFPPIHNEMKSFRPELQDLYVYYRQIWGHYAQGPAAIVSRYDNECVFSVDALGLRPLWMVESETSLYFSSEQGVITVGEMVADPKPIAPGEKIGVVLTRGEHVQVIPYEELQTTVLERAKQRVDFAGLRGQLFYQNEFPAAAPNADVQVTDALYAAAGWDREGIQMVEAMSETGAEPIRSLGYDGPLAALNWERQNVADFIKESVAVVTNPAIDRDREQEHFSTRVVVGPRPTIYGEPDGRLRVELPAPLVLEGSNGVGSLEAVGQPSLESLVAAFEASQAGSVATLSLTFGRGESLKAALDKLADDAIAAVRGGASLLLLDDGEANSNDRLWIDAHLAVSRVDIALKSVKLGQGDNLRRQAAIALRSASVRNLHDIAVACGLGADLISPYVLFSTAAAKEGAAAAQKVFTTLQKGLEKVISTIGTHELRGYTRFFSSIGLHPEVAEVLDIVNYLGSENAGTGFAQLEADAIARYEDYNNNPKAKAGKNFRFFQRMWKALGDAASGAAPYSDYRDKLREEEAKNPISIRHVADFDYEKALSDGRKPLDPKDVNIGVGDHDLPMLISSMSFGSQNETAFRAYAEAGERLNMVTMNGEGGEIKDMLGRYKRTRGAQVASGRFGVNVELANAVAFLEIKIGQGAKPGEGGHLPGSKVTAKIAAARNATIGSDLISPSNNHDIYSIEDLAQIISELKEASNHNAKIIVKVPVVPGIGTIAVGVAKAGADVITLSGFDGGTGAARMHSLQHVGLPTEIGTKLAHVALIEAGLRHRVELWSDGGLKSGADVVKMMMLGANRCGFGSISMQAIGCTTCRGCHLDTCHVGIATQIDSMEEAEEKGLRRFVPRVYDNAVDALVRLFSGIGEEVRDIVAALGYKNAQDLVGRSDLLQQVNALEKIDLSAILRPAPLQFIAPAAQEAAAASAEPVLAAVGAEAAMYPSALSFESPIAKRWSKISAETRIIGSRFSSNRVRDRFDGSYDQLPGISLELTDGSVPGNGLGAFNARGVDITVHGGAEDGVAKMAFGGKIAILKAPSKHKAFINGSVGKSFAYGAQKGTFIVQGNADSRACIRLSGADVIFGGEIVGPIRDDIGNMAGRANLKGFAFEYMTNGRAVVMGDPGPWICAGMTGGVIYQRLQPELGLDEAAIKRRVAKGAKVSITALGDKSRADLKELLGIYRSELEKSGQAETAAKIASMLENVDAHFVRISPVTMQADQSVATE
- a CDS encoding SPL family radical SAM protein, which encodes MTTKQFESVTAKLVLNRVKVERMPFDWSLNPYRGCAHGCSFCYARAFQTFLGKEATDEFQHHIFIKENAAEALESQLRTFGRRHGLRDTDVGPRIGPVAVGTATDPYQPIEAKARQTRRCLQVLARYRVPTSVTTRSPLVLRDLDVLRDVDVTSINISVNTLDAAIARKLEPASPHPAGRMRAVRALANAGFPVGIFVAPILPLLTDGEETLDALFAESKAQGAGFAMTSLLRLSPDVKMWYYHTLEMHFPELIQPYARLYRNAYVERSYADKMKRRIEAVSARHGLPEPAPVLRPSAAAPAPAKPLPEQLSFAF
- a CDS encoding (2Fe-2S)-binding protein: MSVDTRLTVQRQLGFYTEEPEGVSDRLPGPMLASPEQVKSLVDRVAGMLGTDKPTVAASQFTKWYCRSLISVLYEFSVLGIARSASLRDIAVLFPGEPPFAVLCGGRTARVTDDASRESLRELTVIRLFAHNWNLVFKSLHAQTGVREDLLWENGSMYLNHFYRLWITEAEDEALRERLEDDYLYIQREAPPELYGELQCFNPFAWTGKPIRRKCCLRYHLPDGNYCKGCPVSHAKSDA
- a CDS encoding FecCD family ABC transporter permease: MRSNRYAVRTRLFSYLIERRAVFWTVVLTIALVALVCVSAGVGSLWISPVEVLRGAFGFGDDATRTVLYSFRLPRAAMSVLAGACLAASGALLQSVSRNPLASPDMIGVTGGAAAAGVASLVLTGGAIGLTGLSLSAIGGAVAVAALLFALAWKGGVSPLRLVLIGVALQTAAGSLSSFMIILSPTYLATQAFTWLTGSVYGSSWNNVGALLPWAAGFGLVAWMLSRKANVHELGEDVAASVGSRVSRERSALIAISAALAGAAVSQVGAIGFIGLMAPHMARRLVGPAFGAVLPVSACIGAMLLLIADTLGRTAFPPNDIPAGVFTAAVGAPFFVYLLLRRKGK
- a CDS encoding ABC transporter substrate-binding protein produces the protein MKKLSNIALTSIALLALAFGLAACGGTDSQQPAAETSDSTEAANDNGAATSEAAPEAEPATRSFTHAMGTTDVPTNPQRVVILTNEGTEALLALGVTPVGAAKSWLGDPWYDHIKDQMKDVVNVGEESQPNLELIIGLKPDLIIGNKMRNEEIYDELSAIAPTVFAETLRGDWQVNFKMYADVLGKTAEGEKVMGDYEARIADLKTKLGDKLSTQVSIVRFMANDTRIYWKDTFSGVILSQIGLARPPAQDIDDFAARGVTKERIEEMDGDILFYFSYELGDGGATAVEDSWLKDPLWQTLDVVKAGKAYKVSDAIWNTAGGVIAANLMIDDLYTYFEVK
- a CDS encoding DUF441 domain-containing protein; protein product: MPSVDLPSAALLVLAALGILGNNSTVAIAVVALLLLRVTKLHQVFPWLENYGLTAGVVILTIGILAPIASGSLDHRAAVASLLRWQSLAAVAVGLLVAYLGGRGVTLMSQQPAVVTGLLLGTILGVALFRGVPVGPLIAAGILSVLLGAK
- a CDS encoding FecCD family ABC transporter permease, translating into MKKPFGLLACVVLLCGFGFLSIAYGSRSIDLYTVWQAFAAFDGTSADHLIVRNTRLPRTLVAAAVGAALAVSGAIMQTVTRNPLASPSIFGVNSGAALCIIVAISVLSIDSQSQFIWAAFLGAALAAGAAYGLGSVGRGGGSPVNITLAGAAVTAFASSITQGIMLVNGRSFDQIIFWLVGSVAGREMPMLLPVLPFLAIGAIVCFALAAPLNTLALGEDVARGLGQRVGAVKLGAAAAVVLLAGSSVAVAGPIAFVGIVVPHIARFVAGRDHRWLLPYSALLGSVLLLGADVIARFVAMPNELPVGVVTALIGVPFFVWVARRDVHAK
- a CDS encoding ABC transporter ATP-binding protein is translated as MTAMEAKGLTLAYGGAPIIDRLDLLIPKAKITVLIGKNGCGKSTLLRSIARLMKPAGGAVLLDGKDIYGSPTKDVAKKLAILPQGPVAPEGLTVLQLVKQGRYPHQTWLKQWTRDDETVVREALQATGMTPFADRPVDALSGGQRQRAWIAMTLAQQTETILLDEPTTYLDMTHQIEVLELLAALNERERRTIVMVLHDLNLACRYAHHIVAVAGGGVYAEGPPEKVVNETLVRDVFEMDCRMIADPVYGSPLCIPLGSRAPSQPPQPPRGDASAVTSDPNPTPEKEKETAYVR